From a single Chloroflexota bacterium genomic region:
- the hisN gene encoding histidinol-phosphatase translates to MHTPPLRSLLEFALDAAWQAGRVTLGYFQAGVAAERKADNTPVTIADRQAEQKLRELIERYWPDHGIIGEEFGSQETPSGLTWILDPIDGTKSFVHGVPLYAVLVALTDGQAPLIGVAHFPALGETVYAARGEGCYWNGRRARVSTVSDLKDATLLASDLNTFSLYGKAEAWQRLIDATYIQRTWGDAYGYALVATGRAEIMVDPAMEVWDSGPLQVILEEAGGTFTDWNGVPTIYGREAIATNGILFDQVMALVRG, encoded by the coding sequence ATGCACACACCACCGCTGCGTTCCCTGTTGGAGTTCGCCCTGGATGCCGCCTGGCAGGCCGGCCGCGTCACGCTGGGATACTTCCAGGCCGGCGTCGCAGCCGAGCGCAAGGCGGACAACACCCCCGTCACCATCGCGGATCGACAGGCCGAGCAGAAGCTGCGGGAGCTGATTGAGCGCTACTGGCCGGACCATGGGATCATCGGCGAGGAGTTCGGCTCTCAGGAGACCCCCTCCGGCCTAACCTGGATCCTCGACCCCATCGACGGCACGAAGTCGTTCGTGCATGGGGTGCCATTATACGCCGTGCTCGTCGCGCTGACCGACGGCCAAGCGCCGCTGATCGGCGTGGCTCACTTCCCCGCATTGGGGGAGACGGTCTACGCCGCCCGGGGGGAGGGGTGCTACTGGAACGGACGTCGCGCCCGCGTCTCCACGGTCAGCGATCTGAAGGACGCCACCCTGCTGGCCAGCGACCTGAACACTTTTTCCCTCTATGGAAAGGCCGAGGCCTGGCAACGACTGATCGACGCCACCTATATCCAACGCACCTGGGGCGACGCCTACGGCTACGCGCTGGTGGCCACCGGCCGGGCGGAAATCATGGTCGATCCAGCCATGGAGGTGTGGGACTCTGGGCCGCTCCAGGTCATCCTGGAGGAGGCGGGGGGAACGTTCACCGATTGGAACGGCGTCCCAACCATCTATGGCCGGGAGGCCATCGCCACCAACGGCATTCTGTTCGATCAGGTGATGGCACTCGTCCGGGGTTGA